CTCCCCATGTTTGGTTTCGGTTTGCGAGAAAAAACACGTTCGGACCACTCGACGGACCGATACAGACCCATGTTGGATGGCTTCCGTGGTCCGAACAGCGCGTCTGGACGGATGCGGGGGGTTtggttggagatgcccttagaaCGAGCTATACTCAAAAGCCATGTCCTTGTCATCTCGTTCTACTTTGTGAAGCCACTTTCCGGCGTAGATTCCTGCTGTCTTTATAGGCCAGGTTAGGTATTTCCTTCATGTGGCAAGATTTTGTGTGTTTGGATCCATGCAAGACTTTTCAACGACAACAACTGCGGCTTCAGATCACTGGTTCTTAGGGGCACGTACACGAAGACTTTTTGACTGCCATCGACAAGGTCAAGCTGGATCCGGTAAGCGAGCGGCATCAGCGGCTCGTTCTGGGGATGGCAGTGGTCGTTCGATGGTATCAAATTCTCGATGTAACTTTTATAACGCTTGAGATGCTTTGTACTTTCAATGAATTTTATAATAGGTCTGatccttttcgaaaaaaaactgCTTTGCCTGAGGTTGTGggagaaaaaaaaatcagaattgaCAGTTAGCTGTCCAACTTTTGTTTCGTGATTGGATCGAAAGTAAGATGAGATTGCATTGCAATAGTTTGATATAAAAAAAGGTTGATCAAAGTTGACTGACCAAATTAGACAAAAGCGCCTAACCAAACACTGTACACTGTAGCCATAATGCCATACGAACTTAGCGTAATCGCAGCACTGGAAATGGCCAAAGGATCCCCCGTGATATCACGATTTGCAGGAAGAAATGCATGCAACGAGAAACGCGAGTGAGGTTTACCTTTGGCCCTCTTGACAAGTGAGGCATGCTAAATTAGTCACCATCGGGCGTTTCCGTGGCTGTGGAGAGCTTCAAGCATATTGAAGTTGTGCTACAGGCTACGGTCTCAAAGTGTTTCGACGTCAATAAACCAGCGATCAACACAACATTCTAGTACAGACGTACAGTAGTAATGTATACGTTATGTCTAATCTGGACAGGCAAATGGACAGTTTTTCATTTTCAATGCATGCaatcgatgcttccaagcatctcAGGAAATCCTCTTACTGCATTTTATGCTAGGACCCGAGCAGTATCTTCAGCATTGGGTGATGCAAGTATTGaggtccaaacactgccaccactgccctgCAGAACTTGTACAAACACTCAATGGtcgtggactcggccatgcgtcCATAGTCTTTCAGTGAATCACCAGGAGCttcgtatgcaagcatcctcatagctgtcgtgcacttctggagtgaggtgaatccaagtgtgctggtgcaatccttcttgcactcgaagtagctgtcgaactcacggatggaattcacaatcctgaggaagagcttccggctcatccgataacggcgccgaaatACTTTCTCGCCGTGCAGTGGAgcgtcggcgaagtagtcggagtagagcaaGCAATAGCCTTCCAGTTGATGCCTCTGTTTTGCCTTCAGCCGGCCCGacgccgagccacctcgccgtGGCTTTGCATTGCTCGCGAAACAGGTCGGCCAGAGCGGCGAggaccatgagatgctcttcGTCCTGGGCGTCGacatcggcttcctcctccatcaGCGCCGCGAACGTCTCCTCGTCGTCTGAGTCCATCGCTGAGCAGacaaatcgccgaacaccttgcgGGCGTGGTAGGCGTGCAGCCGCTAGTATTCCCGCCCTGCGTGGCCGGAGCGCCGGAAAGCTCGCCCAGGAGCGGGGTGGAGGCTGCCGCGGCGGAACCCTCTCTTTTCCGGTGAGGGAATGGCCTATCTAGTGACGGTGGGTGGGTAGGCGGCGCCGGGATCGGCACGGCGGCGGAAAAGCGTGTGCGCAGGGGGGGGGCAAATCTGGAAGGGCAAGATGCTTTCCCGCCTGACAGTGGTAGGCCAGGCGCGGTTTTTCCTTCTGCCGGAGCAcccaagcccccccccccccccaagtgcGCTGGGTTCGGCCTGGGATCACTGGGCCAAAAAATGGACCGAGCCGACGGATTCCGGCGTCCTGGGAGCACGACTGGGTTTTTTTGGCGCCGGCGCGAAAAAACTCGCCCTGGGGGGGGGCTGCTGGGGCCGCGAGTGGAGGTGCTCTTACCTTTGGCCATCTTGACAACTGAGACATGCTAAATTAGTCACCATCGGGCTTTTCCGTGGCTGTGGAGAGCTTCAAGCATATTGAAGTTGTGCTACAGACTACGGTCTCGGAGTGTTTCGACATCAGTAAACCAGCGATCAGCACAACATTCGttttttgaaacaaggcaaaagatttgccatttCATTGAATAAGAAAGAAGTTTTAGAACAAAGCCGCAAAGTGGCGAAACAAGAAAGAACTACTCTCGCGGCATTACAATACCCAACTGCTTCGCACCGGCCAAAGCCCAAAGAGACACCTCCTCTTTAATCTTGGAAATGAGAACCATCGAAGGGACGGCTGTGTTACGGAAGACTCTAGCATTGCGTTCGGTCCAAATCTCCCATGAGATGAGCATCATCAGAGAGGCCAGCGCCTTGGGAGATCTGACCCGAATGTGTATGTTGCTGGTCCACCAGTCTCTCACCGAGACCCTCGCCGCCCAGGTGGCCGTGTTGACGTAGTGCATTCTAAGCCACGGAATAGTATCATTCCACACCCGTAGAGTGAATCGGCATTGGAAGAGGAGATGGACCGCAGATTATTGACATTGTTTGCATAGAGGGCATACACCACAGTTGGGCCAATCCCGCCTAATTAAGCGATCAGAAGTCCAGATCCTATTTTGCAGAACGAGCCAAACAAAAAATTTGCTCTGTGGGGGAGCCCACACCTTCCAGACCGATTGCACCAGATACGAAGTAGTAAAAGCCCTTCAAACTGTGCCTTGTATGCTGAAGAGGCGGAGTACATGCCATCTTTAGGGAACTTCCATACAATTGAATCCTTCCTCCCCTCCTCAAGGGTTACAGAATTCAGCTTTCCCCAAAGATTTGCAAACTCTTGGACGTGACCAAGGGAAAGGCCATCGGAAATGTTGATGTTAGAGATCCACAAATTGTTGTGTAGAGCTTGCTGGACGGAGCAGTTTTTCTTTCGGGAGAGGTCAAAGATACGAGGCGTGAACATTCTAGTACAGTAGTAATGTATACTTTATGTCTAAAATCTGGACAGGCAAGCTAACCGCCACCTTGTCACGCACAGTCCCCGCAAATCCAACTGTGCATACGGTGACAATAAACCACCGCATTGATGAACGGCCCGCCATATTTCAACCACACGGTCCGGCGTACACGCATTTTTCTTCTGTCCAGTTGGGGCGTACATGCTATTTAACACAGCATCCGGGGCGCGCTTCATTCCGCAAGCTAGAGCCCGACACCGCGGCCATCAACCAGCGAGCGTGCACTTCGTGAGCTATAGCTCCTCCGCCTCTGTCTCCATGGGAAGCCTGCACGAGGAGCCCGGGCATGGCATCGGCGACCTGCTGAGCGGCTTGCAAGAGGCGTACGGGAGCGGCCGGACCAAGGACCTCGCCTGGAGGCGGGCGCAGCTCAAGGGGCTCCTCCGGCTCCTcacggagaaggaggaggagatctTCGACGCGCTCCACGACGACCTCGGCAAGCACCGCGCCGAATCCTACAGGGACGAGGTACGTACACGTACAGGCAGCACTCCCGTGAGATCTGTCTGCGTCCATGGCATGCTTGAGTCGGTTAGCTGGCCATGAATTTCAGTTTCAGTGTATCCATGGTACTTAAACTTGTTTTGTTCTGGTGGTCCATCTTCAGCTTGGGGCTCTTGTCAAGTCCGTCAACCACACGCTGAAAAACCTCGAGAGATGGGCGGCCCCCGAGAAGGCAAGCTCCCGCCAGAGCCGCTGAAAAACTTGATTAGTAAGCAGGCTGCTGCTTCTGATTGTAGAGGCCATGACTTCTTGTTTTGGTGCGTGTATGCAGGCTCAGGCGCCGTTGGTTTCCTTCCCGGCGACCGCGCTGGTGGTGCCCGAGCCGCTCGGCGTCGTGCTCGTGTTCTCCTGCTGGAATTTGCCACTAGGTGACGCTGACTTCTTTGCTCTAGCGACACAAGTGTTATCTTTTATTTTTCGTTTCATAATTGCGACGTGTGCGCTATGAATATTACTAGTACTCGTTAAACCCAAAGTTGGGGACTTTACTGCAATACACACATCTAGCTACATCAACATGGGTACTATTCTCTGACTGCGTACGAATCTCATTTATGTTCAGTTACATTTAGGCTATCTATACTGGTGCAAAATAAAAAATACCATTGGATTACCACtatataatatatatttttgAAAAGGAGGTCATCCCTCGGGCTCTGCATCGGAAAGATGCATGCGGACACTTTATTAGAGCAAAGATGAATTACTAATATATGTGTATATATAGACCAATAACAGAAATAGAGTTGAAGTACCGTGTAGCATGTCGGTGCATATATAGTCGGATCGGCTGCGCGCCCCTCTAAGAAGTGGAGGATCATGGTAGCAGAGTGCCGTTGTGTCTTGTCCGCGGCGAGACATAAGCCAGTCTCTCCTCAAGGACGCTCTAAATGGGCCAGTCCATAATCACATATGTACATATAGTTTCTCTGCTTTTTTTCATTGGTTTTTTTGCTTTTCTATTTtgtaaaaaatataaaaacatctTAATGTAATTAAGCTTTTTAGAAATGTTCACTGTGAATATGAAAAAAAATGTTAACACAGTTTAATTTTTTGTTAGCGTAATTCTCAAAAAAGTGATAGCATTAAAATAAATGTTAGtggaatttaaaaaatgttcatgtgtCACAACAAATGTATGTCATGTTTTTGGATAAAATTGTAGTACAAGTAAAATAATAGTTTGTATAATTCAGTAAAAAATGTTTTTGCCATTCAAAATACTGTACATTacattttgaaaaatattcaagcTTTTTAAAAATATGTTTCAGCCATTTAAACAAATTTATACAATGTGAAAAATGTTTGCATTGTTAAAAAATGTTTTGTCTCGTTTGAAAGAAAAATCAACATATATGTGAAAAATGTTTAACAAGGAATTTTTTTACTTTTATTTGGAAAAATGTGAAACGTCTATAAAAAAAGTTTTATATGTGTACCAAAAATTTATGGAAAAAATAGGCATCAAAACAtatatttaaaaatgttaaaaGTGTAAAACGAAATGTTCTTGATGTATACGAAAAGTTCATGTGTCACAACAAATGTATATCATGTTTTTGGATAAAATTATAGTACAAGTAAAATAATAGTTTGTATAATTCAGTAAAAAATGTTTGTTGCCATTCAAAATACTGTACATTacattttgaaaaatattcaagcTTTTTAAAAATATGTTTCAGCCATTTAAACAAATTTATACAATGTGAAAAATGTTTGCATTGTTAAAAAATGTTTTGTCtcgtttgaaaaaaaaatcaacatATATGTGAAAAATGTTTAACAAGGAATTTCTTTTTACTTTTATTTGGAAAAATGTTAAACATctataaaaaaaattatatgtGTACCAAAAATTTATGGAAAAAATAGGCATCAAAACAtatatttaaaaatgttaaaaGTGTAAAACGAAATGTTCTTGATGTATACGAAAATTGTACAATGTGTACGAAAAATGTAGACATGCATTACAATGTATTTCGTGGTTTCCTCTTTAACGACAGCCATCATGGTCATTTATTTCACAACCTAACTACTACTCAAGATGTCTATGGAGCCTCAGGCCACACCTTACACCATGCATTGCATTTAACCTTTTTTAACACAACATTGCATCTAACCTAAAGGTCGCATTTTTCTAGAGAACTTTTTCAGAGAAACTAAAAGTTTACATTAATATAGTAATAAAACTACTCAAATACAACAAAAAGTTATGCAACTCTTTAGTAAGCCATTAGTACTCCTAAGGAATGTACGATAGTGCCAAATCTAAGGATGTGGCATACATGTTGTCATAACACCAACTCATGAAAAATATGAATAATTCCTAGAAACAGGAGTACCTGATAGATGAGTTGTGGTGTGCAAGTTATGCTATGTCGTTTTTGTGTTTAGGTACTCCGGCAAGCATAGTTATAGGAAAGTGGGTGTAACCATAGTATGGATGTCCTTATCACAAAGGAAATCCTCCTTCCACGCATTTTTTTGGAAATAATCATTTTCCCGTGGTGGAATCAAACTCAATTGGACATAAATCCATTCATATATGACTTAGTAGGCACGACAACCATGCATTTGTTTTCATTTCAATGTTTTTATGAATTCTTTAAGTGGTGCATTCGCAAAAAAAAGAATTCTTTAAGTGGTGATGTGTTTCTAGTATTCATTAAATCAAAGAGATGTCGACTATTTTTACTAACAATAGTCGTGGGAAGAAAAATAGTTTCTCCATTCGAATGTATACGGAATTCAAGTCCATGTCATCAACAAATGTGCCCGAAGTCTAACAACGCATTGATGTTTACTCATGGAGAATCTAACTATATTCATGCTATGTTAACAATCATGGTTGAAACTTGAAGCGTGTATGTCACATTCTTGGGTACATGTTTTGCACAATTAGTCCTTACCTTGTCTCCCTTTTGAGGAAAAGGATAGTTACTTAATATGGGTATGGTGTTGTGTTGTAATGCAGGTTTGGCTTTGGAGCCAGTCTCTGGCGCACTAGCAGCTGGCAATGTTGTGGTTGTAAAGCCCTCCGAGCTTGCTCCATCCACTGCCGCGTTCCTTGCTGCCAATATACCAAGGTACCTTGATCCTAAGGCTGTGAAGGTCATCTTAGGTGGACCTGAAGTTGGAGAACAACTCATGGAGCACAGATGGGACAAAGTTCTTTTCACCGGTAACAACAAACTTGAAAATTCACCTTCCTTCTTCACAAAAGCAGTCACTACAGACAAGATCCCATCAAATTATTGTCATGTTGTTCAGGAAGTGCCAATGTAGGGCGTCTTATTTTGACGAAAGCAGCAAAGCACTTGACCCCTGTCGCACTTGAACTTGGGTCGAAATGTCCGTGCATTGTTGATCAGCTCGATAGTAAGAGAGATAGGCAGGTAATCCTCAGGGGTATTGTCATGTTTCTAATTGCAATAAATCACAATGAATGATGAACTAATTATATAACCCATGTGCGGATTATATAGATTGCAGTGAATCGAATAGCGGGAGCGAAATGGTCAGTTTGTGCCGGCCAAGCATGTGTTGCCATCGACTACATCCTGGTAGAGGAGAAATTTGCTCCTATTCTGGTATGGTCCACTCTAATATCCAGTTAACTACAATACTATACAAGCTCATGGCATGTACACTACATATATCTTCCGACTGCTTCTTGAGCATGCATTAATTTTTGTCTCTTTGAAGATTGAGCTACTGAAATCAACGGTCAAGAGATTTACCGCTACACCAGAGTGCATGGCCAAGATCTTAAACACAAAGCACTTCCAGAGGTTAAGCAACTTTCTAGATGATGATAGGGTGGCACGTTCTGTGGTGCACGGAGGATCAGTAAACCAAAAGACCTTGTAAGTTCTTAGAATTTCACCTTCATCTGTCCACATCCTTCTTATGGATATATCATGTACAAAAAAATGAATAAAATGGGTGCCTCATGCCACTACGCCTATGGCGCAGGACTATTGAACCCACCATACTGTTAAACCCCCCACTCGATTCAGACATCATGACTGAGGAGATATTCGGCCCACTGCTCCCTATCATCACGGTATGCCGAATGGACTATATTATGTGACAGATTATAATACTAAGTTGATGGTACATGTAAATGTGGGCTTTCAGGTAAAGAAGATCGAAGATACTATTAAGTTTGTCACATCGATGCAGAAACCATTGGCAATCTATGCTTTCACCAAAAACGAGAAGCTAAAACACCGGATTATAAATGAAACATCATCCGGGAGTATCACATTCAACGACGCAACTGTGCAGGCATGCAAACTTATCCACCTCATTCCTCCAAACTACATGCGCTTTCGCAGCATAAAACTTTGAAGTGTTCTACTTTATTTCATTATTGAGATTGATCTAATCATGACTACTATGTTGTTGCAGTACGTAGTCGAAGGCCTCCCGTTCGGTGGCGTTGGGCAAAGCGGGTTCGGACAGTACCATGGCAAATACAGCTTTGAGCTTTTCAGTAACAAAAAGGCAGTGTTCAAGAGAAGCTTCCTAATCGAATTCATGTTCAGATACCCGCCATGGGACGACAGTAAAATTGGGATGTTGAGACATGTTTTCAACACAAACTACATACTTCTACTCCTTGGACTGCTCGGCTTGAGGAGATGATGAAAGAACAACCGGGAGAAAGAGACCAGGGGAAAATAGCCGAGAGAAGCTACGCCAAATGAACAAAAGCATATGGACAGCAAACCACGTAAATGCTACACCATCCGATCGAAAATAAGTGTCGCGGTTTTGAAATAAGGTTAGTTCAACCTTAGTTCAAATCTGCGACACTTATTATGGATCGGGGGGAGTATATACTTTTGTTCGTGCAAAATTGGATTATGTAAGTGTGCAAACCTGTTTCTGTTGAGTGTCGTGATTCCTCAAGGTTTGACAATTTAATACAATTCAGGATAACACCCCTAGGTGTTTACCTAGAAGAATGAGAAACCTTTGAAATCAAACTAGAACTTCTTATTAGGCAAGGCTCAGTTTGATGTTGCTAAACTATGTTGTGTTAAGATTGCTTAACAATCTGTTTTTTAAGGATTACCCGACCCCTGCAACATTACTTAATAATCTGATGTGAAACAATACTCCATATAGCTACCGGAAAATTTTTGATTAGCAAAACGTCCACCAGAACTATGATATTCCACCACCACAATACCGATGCCGGCTAAACCACGTTTAACAGCGGATTTCTGATCTACCATTTCTTATGGGTACAAAtaaacaagttgagactggatcCGGGCAGCCCGGCCCCTTGAGCATTCAACAACATTTCCATAGTTTTATTCTAAGACCAAAGAACGATCAATAATGCAGCACGCTAGCAGCTGCTCGTTAAACTGACCAATACTACGAGACTAAAGGCCCGTTCGGACTCCCTCCTGCTCTCCAACTCCGCTCCGGAGCGGAGCAACATGCAGTGTTAATTTGAGGAGCTGCTAATACGATGTTCCACCCGCTCCGCTCCCGAGTGGAGGAGTGGAGGGCTACCGAACACAGCCTAAGAACGCAACCGATCGATAGCTCCCAAATCTCACATGCGGCATGTCCAGGGGCCAACCGTAGAAAAATGAGGGTTTCAGACCGCACCAAGCAACAACAGCTAGCCCAAATGCTAGCGCCGAGCATAATGCCTGCGCCCGAATCACGTTGCGAGCATTTGTTTTCGCGCTAATTCAACACGGACGAACAGCAAGATGGAAGACTTTTGTGCGCGAAGCGATCTGATCTGCATGTGGTTTTGCGACTTGTGAGCGAGAAACATGCTGAATTTAAACAGCCTTGCCGTTCAGAAACCCAGCTGTCGTTGAGTACCCGGTACAAGTTCTTCTCTGGCTGGTCTCGCAGAAGGCGGGATGTATAAACGCGCCACGCGGTGTACTGTACGGCACATGCCGGTGTCACGGTATGCCCAACTGCTGCGCTGTAATGTCCAACACTCTTTCAGCTTAGACAAAACAAAAATTAATTTCTTGGAgctctttttttttctctcttaaaaAACCGCTACCGGGCGCGGCCTGCGCCACGCCGGCTAGAGGGTGACGTCCGTGTGAATGCATGGACGCATCTCCGTTAGAGCATTTTTTAGAGGAAAGACATACGcccgactttataaataaagccataAGGCAGATAGCAACAGCATCACAGAAAAGTATCAAACACATCCAAGCCCCAACGCTGGGCAAGACGACGAAGGATAAAGTCAGGTACATGGCTCCCACGCCAGTACACGGCACGCAGGCCGGAAGAGAAAGAACCAACTAAAGCTAAAGCATCTGGCCCAAAACAAGCAATCAAGCATCCTACTCTTGTCTGCATAACTGAGACGCCGTCGTCCGGATTTTGTAGATCAGCATAGAGAGCGCCTCTTGGTCGTCGACCTTAGTCAATGATTTCCACTGCTGCAGGAAAGCACACGATTTAAATAAGCAGTCAGCCGGTTTAGCCGGAAACACGTGCTCGATAGTAAATTTGTTCCTAGTAGTCCACAGAGACCAGCATAAAGCCCCCAAGCCCACCCAAAAGATGCGCCTAGATACACCGGAGAGGTTGGAAGCCAAGCTGCGCAACTCGGCAAAGGAGGCAGGGGCCCAAGAAACATGAAGCCAGTCCCGCACGCAACTCCAAATAAGCTTAGCCAGGTGACAGTGAAAAAAGATATGATCCAAGTCTTCCACATCACCGCAAAGAGCACAGAACTGGGAGCCCGGCCCATTTCTCTTACGAATCTGATCAGCCGAGGGCAACCGGCCTCGAAAGGCTTGCCACAAGAAAATTTTAATCTTAGGGGGAGTACGGGCCTTCCAAACTTGGGAAAAACGATTGGTAGGCGTGCCACCAACGAGCTTAGAATAAAGAGACTTAACAGAAAAACTCCCAGAGGCAGAAAGCGGCCAAAGCACCGAATCCCTGACCGTCGAGAGCGTAGGGAAGAGGGCAGTAAGACGTTGCCAATCTTCAAACTCTACAGGCGACAGAGAACGGCGAAAGGCCAGGTTCCACCCCTGGGATGCAAGCTTCGCAATAGAAATATTAGGGTCAGAGCAGTAAGAGAAAAGGGTAGGGAAGGTCACCGAGAGAGGTGAATCTCCACACCACCAATCAAGCCAAAACCGAATCGAGGAACCGTCCCCAACAACAAACTTAACGAAAGATTGAAAAACAGGTCTAACTTTGACCAGAGACTTCCAAAACTGAGAGCCACCACGCGGCAGAGCAAACATCGGGCTCGAGGACGGGAAATATTTAGCCTTAAGGATCGACAGCCAAAGGGGTTGATCCTCAGCGCTCATAATCTTCCACCACCATTTAATCATCAAGCATTGATTCATGATGGAAGTATTAAGAATTCCTAACCCCCCAAGGTTTTTGGGCCTGCACATCAATTTCCATTTGACGAAGCGATATTTGCGATGATTGTCCGCAGCATTCCAGTAAAACGCCCCACGGTGTTTGTCAAAACCAGCATGAATCACAGCCGACAAGAGAAAGAAGCCCATAAGGAACATGAGGAGGGAGGAGAGGCAAGCATTAATTAGAGCCACTTTACCAGCATTCGTATTATATCTACCCCGCCAGGGAAGGACCCTGTTTCCCACCTTTGTGACTACCGGGGCAAAATCTTTGGCATGGAGCACATCCGAGGAAATAGGCAAACCCAAGTACTTGAACGGATAGGAGCCCAGCTTACAGTTAAGAAGGTGGGCCACTCGCGCGGCTTCCGATTCGTCCACACCAGTCACAACTACTTCGCTCTTGGCAAAGTTAATCTTAAGCCCCGACATAGCCTCGAAGCATAGTAAAATAAATTTGAGGTGGGCAAGGCAGGCCTCATTCAACTCGACCAGAATAATAGTGTCGTCCGCATATTGGAGATGGGTGAGACCATGGGGAATGAGATTAGAACACACCGGAGTAATGTGCCCACTAGTGGCTGCCCTAGAGAGTAGGCGAGATAAAGCATCTGCAACAAAATTTAATAAAATGGGAGATGCAGGATCGCCTTGCCTCAGGCCCCTACCGTTGGCAAATAATTTGCTAACCTGACCATTAACATTGATGGCAGTGTGGCCTCCCGAGACCAACTGCAGAATCCTATGGACGAGGGGCCCCTCGAACCCTTTGGCCAATAAAACTCTATGAAGAAAATGCCAACTCACCGAGTCATAGGCCTTCTCAAAGTCTAATTTTAGAATCACCGCTTTCGACTTGCGAATCTTAAGGTCATGAACGATTTCATGCAAACAGAGAACCCCGTCCAGAATGAAACGACCCTTAATGAAAGCCGACTGAAAAGGGCTAATGGTACGGTGGGCAATGGGGGAGAGACGAGTGGCTAACCCTTTAGCCGGAAACTTGGTGAAGTTATTAATAAGGGCAATCGGCCTAAATTGCGAGATCAAATCCGCGCCCTTGACTTTAGGAATAAGGGTAATGACAGCGTAATTAAGGCGAGAGATGTCCACCGTACCCAACCAGAACCCTTCGATGATCGTACAAATGAGAGGCCGCAACTGCGGCCAGAATTTTTTGAAGAAGGGGATCGAAAAACCATCAGGGCCGGAAGCAGCATTCGGGTTAGCCGAGCTAATCACCTGCCAGATCTCTTCGTCAGATAAGGGGACCATCAGGCCCGAATTTTCGCCCGGAGAGATCTTAGACCCCTCATCCCAGAAGTCAGGGCAAAGGCCAAGCCCATGGTCCGGCTTAGAGCCGAGTAGATTGGAATAGAAGCTAACAATGTGATTCATAATGAGGGACTGGTCAGAAATTCTAACGCCGTCAATCAACAGAGTGTCAATGAAACATCTGCGGCGTCTGCCATTCATGATCGCAAAGAAATAAGCCATCATAGCATCCCCTTTCAAGGTCCAGTTAAGGGCACCTCGTTGGCGCCAGTAAATTTCTGACTGTTGGTGAAGCAACATTGAAGCGTCTTCCAGGGAGTAACGAGTAGCCCACTGAGAGGCGGAGAGCCCAGATGTGTCAGCAGATTGGTCCAAATCCCGGATTTGAGATTCGAGGGATTCCTTGTCTCTACGCAACTCGGCCGCCCTATTCCGAGACCACCCCCTTAAGAATTTATGCA
The sequence above is a segment of the Aegilops tauschii subsp. strangulata cultivar AL8/78 chromosome 6, Aet v6.0, whole genome shotgun sequence genome. Coding sequences within it:
- the LOC109769924 gene encoding aldehyde dehydrogenase family 3 member F1, giving the protein MLFNTASGARFIPQARARHRGHQPASVHFVSYSSSASVSMGSLHEEPGHGIGDLLSGLQEAYGSGRTKDLAWRRAQLKGLLRLLTEKEEEIFDALHDDLGKHRAESYRDELGALVKSVNHTLKNLERWAAPEKAQAPLVSFPATALVVPEPLGVVLVFSCWNLPLGLALEPVSGALAAGNVVVVKPSELAPSTAAFLAANIPRYLDPKAVKVILGGPEVGEQLMEHRWDKVLFTGSANVGRLILTKAAKHLTPVALELGSKCPCIVDQLDSKRDRQIAVNRIAGAKWSVCAGQACVAIDYILVEEKFAPILIELLKSTVKRFTATPECMAKILNTKHFQRLSNFLDDDRVARSVVHGGSVNQKTLTIEPTILLNPPLDSDIMTEEIFGPLLPIITVKKIEDTIKFVTSMQKPLAIYAFTKNEKLKHRIINETSSGSITFNDATVQYVVEGLPFGGVGQSGFGQYHGKYSFELFSNKKAVFKRSFLIEFMFRYPPWDDSKIGMLRHVFNTNYILLLLGLLGLRR